GTTTCATTTGGAGGGAAAGTTTTAAAAAGATTGGATAATGATGTAAGCATATTGGAGCATGCTTTTATTACATCTAGTAAAATTCCAGAACCTTATTATTCTATTAGAGCTTCTAAGATATGGATTTTGCCATCTGGGGATTTTGGTATTCTAAATGCTGTGTTTTATATGGGTAGAGTACCTATATTTTATATTCCATTCTTTTTTAGGCCGGGTGATAGTTTGTTTTTTAATCCTTCTTTAGGATATTCTTTAAGGAAAGGTTTTACTCTTTTTAATACTGTATATTTACTTGGTAAAAAGTCTGTCGATCTTGATGATATTTCCTTTTTAGATTTTGACTTTCACTCAATTTATGATTCATCTAAGAAGTCTTATATTAGAAATGGTTATTTAACTTATTTCTTTGCAGAAGATGTTTTATCTAGAATTAATAAAGATTATGTTAAATTGATTTTTGATATTTATTCTAATTTGGGGTTTTATTCAGGTATTGATTTTAGTTTAGGTGATACTTTAGATTTTTTTAAAACCTTTGAAGGTAAGTTTGGCATAGGTTTGACAAGGACTCTTCATAAGAATAACCTTTCTGGTGGTTATCATCCTTTTAGTAGTGATAGTATCAATTATTCTCTTTTTAGTTTTGGTAATATAAATAAGGGTGACATATTTGGAGTTGAAGTGCCTTTTAGATATTTGTTTAAATCCAAGTCTGAATTTTTAGTCAGTGATGCACTTTTTGCACTGGTTTTTGAGCATTATTCAGATCCTTATGTGGTAATTGACTTTGAAAATAGATTAGAGAATACCACATTTTTTTCTGTTTTAAGTTCACAAAGAGATTTGTCATTAAGAAAAGGTATGATAAAGACATTTGATTGGAATATATCTTCTTTTTATAATCGAACTTTTGGTAATGATATTCTTTTTGATTATAGATTAAATAATCTTGGACTTACTTTTAAATTGGCAAATTATGAGAATATCTTTGGTAAAAGTCCTAAAAATATTAAGGATCCAACTAGGAAATGGTTTTATTTAGAGAGAATTTACTTGCCTTATATTGATTTAAATTTTCAAAAAGATCTTTATAATAGTAGTTGGACTTCGGATTCTAAGTCGGATTCTGAGGATAAAGAAATAATTATAAGACCCAAGCTCAAAAATATTGGAGATGTCTTTGAGGATGCTAAAAATAAGAGTAATTCTAAGGGATTTGAGGGAGAAAAATATTTGGCTAAAAATTTATATTTATCTCCTAATCCAATTGTCTCTCATGAGCTTAGCAAGAAAGATTCTTTTTATATAAGATTTGGTATTAATCCTTATTTTAAAAATAATGTATTTTTTGATGACTCTAAAGCTAAATCTCCTCAAGAATTTAACTATGATGTAAAAAGTTATTTGTTTGATATTAAAAATAAGATAGATTTAAAATTGCATGCTGATTTTTATAATCAACTTATTACTTTTGAGGACATATTGTGTCTTAATACTGTTGAGTATAGTCCTTTAGATAAAGATTATAATTTAGTTGATAAAGATAAGAAGAGTGAGCATTCAGTTGTTAATAAAACAAATTTAGTTTTATTGCCTTTCATGATGTATCCTGCTTTTTCTCGGAGTAGTATTAAGCTTGAGAATAAAGTTACTATTTATTCATTTGACAAGAAGTATGATGAGAATTCTAAAAAGTTAGATGGTAAAAATAGTACCGTTTTTTTGAAGAGTCCTGAAACTTTTTATCAAGAATTTAATTTTGACTTGATTTATGACTACAGGGTTTTTACTGCTGGTCTTTCAGGAATATTGGAAAATACTTTTGAGAATATATATACTTCTTCTAAGCTTAAATTTGCGTTGGAGTTTCCTTATTTATTACAAGAATTAGGTGTTGGAATTGAATATGGTAAAAAATTTGAGGAGAAAGGAAGGAGGGCTCCTTTTATTCAAAAGACATCTGTTGTTAATTTAAAGTCTTCAAAATCAAAGTCTTATAAGGATCTGAAGATGAATCCTGCTTTATATTATAAGATAGAACCAAGATATTTAGATTATTTAAAACTTGTCTTTTTAATTGCTTATGATCCTTTAATGAATGGTTTGTCCGAACTTTCGTTTAAGTTTAATGCTTATGACTTTAGCTTTGAATTTGCTATGAAAAACGATTTTGAGTATAAGTATGATAAACTGCTTGGTGATTTTGCAAAGGTAGGGTCTACAGCTAAGCTTGTACCGTATTTTTTAGGTGTTCAGTATAAGAGAGATTTATATGGGTTTAAATTCTCTGATGAAAAATTTTCAATTGGATTGGGAATAGATACTGGGTGGAAAATGAATTTACAAAAATTTGTTGATGGTGAATTTTGGGCTGAGTTTGCTTTTAAGTTTAATTATACTAAATTTTTTGAATTGAGCTTGTCTACTCGTTCTATTAATACAAAAATTTTTAGATATTTTGGAGGGTACATGGATCAGCTTGGGCTTGAAACGGTTAATCTTTTTATAGATCTGTTTAAATCATTTAATTTCTTTAATATTCAGGATAGAAAAGACTCGTTGTTTAAAATTAAGAAAATTAGTGCAAGCTTTAAATTTAATTTTTATGATTGGAAGTTTGTAGGAGAGTACGATTTAAGGCCATATGTTTTAAAGGATAATAGCGGTAGATATTCTTCTGTTTGGAGAAATAATTTTTCAATTTATATTTCTTGGAATTTCTTTGAACCTGTTAAGTCGTCATTAGAAAGTAATTCAAGTACTAATTATGAACTTTTAGTTAATCATAAATCTGAGAGGTAGTAAAAAAATTTATATTTAAAGATTGTCTAATATCTAGTGATATCCCTTAGAAAAGATTATTTTTTAGATTAAGATTTTGTTATGTTTTTGGGATTCTTGATATTAAGATATCAATGGTTTGTTGTGGCTTAATATTAATTTTTGTTATGCTTAGCTTTAAAATAGCTGGATATTTGATTTTGTTAAGTGAATGTTTTTGTACTTCTGATCTATTAGTTGGGGTTTTAGTATTTTGTTTAGGTTTGTTCATTAAATAGATTTTAAATGTTTGAGAAGTTCCTGGTCCTATTAATAATTCTTTATATTTATTTTTATAAATTCTTAGATTATTTATTAATTGAGTATCATTTTTTGTTGTAACTATGTTCTTAGAATTTAGATTCGTATATTGCCAGTTTATTTTTACTATTTCATCACTTGTATTTGTGTATTCAATGTGGATATATTCGTCTGTTGCCTCAATATTGTCTATGCTGATATATTGGGCATGGGATTTTATTATCTTAAAGCTTGTCTTGTATTTTTGTGTAGGCTTTATTGTAGTACAGGAGATTATATTTAGTATAATTATACATATTTTTAAAATATTTTGTATTTGCATATGTATTGCTTTATAAATTATGATTTTATCTTTTATGAAAGCCGAGATCTGCAACATTATTGTCTCCTGATATTAATAATATATGTCCTCCTTGTTCCTCAAAAATATGTCTTAGCTTTATCACATTTTGAATTAATTGAATAGTGTTTTTGTTTAAGTTTTTATTGTAAAATCCTTTGGACCAGTAATCAATTACGAGTTTGCTATCTCCGAATATATTCTTTGTGTTTTCTTGTAATGCTATTTTGAGGGCAATATATAATCCCAAAAGTTCTCCATAATTGTTACTGATTCCATTAAAGTCTTTGACATAATAATTATCATGATTATTAATTAGATTTTGGTTTATTACCTTATTTATTATTGATATTCCTTTTTCATTAACAATTCTAATTTCTACTCCTTTGCCTCTTCCAGTTCCAGAGTCGAAATATATTCCTTTTGGGTGGATACCAGGCTTTCCATCTCTTGAGAGCCAATTTTCTGCTTCTTCTCGTGTTTTGAAGCTTTTTATTTTATTTTTTTGTCCCGTGATTTTGTTTTTACATTCTTCCCAAGATGTGAAAATGAATTTTTCATTTTTATTATTTAATATGCATGCATAATACTTTTTCATGTTTAATTAACTCCCTAGACACCAAGCATTAGTTATATTGCAAGGTCTACCAAATATTTTTTCGTTTGAACTTTGGTTTTCTATTGAATTTTTTACTTCTCTATTATATCCTATGAACTTTTCTATAAGAGTTGGTTTGATAAGTCTTTTTGGGAGCATGCTGGGCAATATTCCTGCTATTGTATATGACATATAAAAATCATAAGCAGCTGCGTTTATCTCTCCAGGAGTAACTATACCAGATATTTCATAATTTCTTGATACATTAAGGCCAGCTATTTTGTATATTCTATCCACTACTAACGAACAGTAAGTTTTATGATAAATCTCTTCAAGATTAATTGCATCAGTCCACATATTAGAAGACAACAAGGGTACCATGTACCCGAAGTTATTGTCAACATATCTGTTTCTGGCAAAATTTATTGCTTTTTGAATGGTTCTTTTATCTGTTATTGGTGAGAAGATTTTTAGTATCCTTGATTGTACATAAGTTGTGAGTTTTTCGTAACCTGAACCTTGAACAGATGCTGTGTCAAATTTGATTTGATTACTTGTGATTACTGATTTTATTTCAAAACTGTCTTTTCCTTTAAATGCAATTTTTTTTGTATTGTCATACTTGTCAGCATCAAATACTCCTGTGTGTTGCCAAAAATAAAAAAAGTCAGTCCAGTCTATTTTTGGTTTTATTAACAGTATATCTCCATTTGATAAAATGGATCTTAGTTTCTGCGGTGTTATTTCATTTTTTGTTTCTGGATCTATGATATTAGGGATTAGTCTATGATTGTTTATAGAGTTTAATTTTTGTTTTAAGTTTGTTGAATAGTATGAATTATTGTATTCATCAGAAGTTTTTTGTTTTTGTAAGATTTCTGTTATTTTGTTGTTTTCAATTTGCAGATGAATCATGAATTTGTTGAAGTATTGTTTGTCTTTAATT
The DNA window shown above is from Borrelia anserina Es and carries:
- a CDS encoding LPS-assembly protein LptD, with the translated sequence MQEFLYRNVFKKSFVILFLVSVFNYFILFAQDINDKKNLTLIQKANLKELEFSSDEDLKRWALKEGIEEKDVSKIKALLLEKFGISPDLFSKDGKDVGRYKIIIESTGNLENFTYEITGDETIIFKGKVSIVIEDIQENKKHNIKGDKIIFNKKARKLFASGSVNYKFDLSTDDNIYFYGSELFIDFDSQNFLLKNGIVQKKIHKNLVDNIVSFGGKVLKRLDNDVSILEHAFITSSKIPEPYYSIRASKIWILPSGDFGILNAVFYMGRVPIFYIPFFFRPGDSLFFNPSLGYSLRKGFTLFNTVYLLGKKSVDLDDISFLDFDFHSIYDSSKKSYIRNGYLTYFFAEDVLSRINKDYVKLIFDIYSNLGFYSGIDFSLGDTLDFFKTFEGKFGIGLTRTLHKNNLSGGYHPFSSDSINYSLFSFGNINKGDIFGVEVPFRYLFKSKSEFLVSDALFALVFEHYSDPYVVIDFENRLENTTFFSVLSSQRDLSLRKGMIKTFDWNISSFYNRTFGNDILFDYRLNNLGLTFKLANYENIFGKSPKNIKDPTRKWFYLERIYLPYIDLNFQKDLYNSSWTSDSKSDSEDKEIIIRPKLKNIGDVFEDAKNKSNSKGFEGEKYLAKNLYLSPNPIVSHELSKKDSFYIRFGINPYFKNNVFFDDSKAKSPQEFNYDVKSYLFDIKNKIDLKLHADFYNQLITFEDILCLNTVEYSPLDKDYNLVDKDKKSEHSVVNKTNLVLLPFMMYPAFSRSSIKLENKVTIYSFDKKYDENSKKLDGKNSTVFLKSPETFYQEFNFDLIYDYRVFTAGLSGILENTFENIYTSSKLKFALEFPYLLQELGVGIEYGKKFEEKGRRAPFIQKTSVVNLKSSKSKSYKDLKMNPALYYKIEPRYLDYLKLVFLIAYDPLMNGLSELSFKFNAYDFSFEFAMKNDFEYKYDKLLGDFAKVGSTAKLVPYFLGVQYKRDLYGFKFSDEKFSIGLGIDTGWKMNLQKFVDGEFWAEFAFKFNYTKFFELSLSTRSINTKIFRYFGGYMDQLGLETVNLFIDLFKSFNFFNIQDRKDSLFKIKKISASFKFNFYDWKFVGEYDLRPYVLKDNSGRYSSVWRNNFSIYISWNFFEPVKSSLESNSSTNYELLVNHKSER
- a CDS encoding ribonuclease H family protein, translated to MKKYYACILNNKNEKFIFTSWEECKNKITGQKNKIKSFKTREEAENWLSRDGKPGIHPKGIYFDSGTGRGKGVEIRIVNEKGISIINKVINQNLINNHDNYYVKDFNGISNNYGELLGLYIALKIALQENTKNIFGDSKLVIDYWSKGFYNKNLNKNTIQLIQNVIKLRHIFEEQGGHILLISGDNNVADLGFHKR